In a single window of the Streptomyces sp. NBC_00285 genome:
- a CDS encoding aldehyde dehydrogenase family protein gives MAGQQARQEPQTIHAGGEWRAAVSGATREILDPADARPFAVVAEGDEKDTDLAVAAARQAFDGGQGAWPLTPVAERAALLRRVADLLVRDREELGLLESRDAGKTVEEGRVDIDCVADAFRYFADLVAAEAPGRVVDAGSPDIHSVVVHEPVGVCALITPWNYPLLQASWKIAPALAAGNTFVVKPSEITPMTTIALIELLAEAGLPQGVANIVTGPGHTVGARLAEHPDVDLVSFTGGLISGTKVAQAAAPSVKKVALELGGKNPNVVFADACATPEAFDTAVDQALNAAFIHSGQVCSAGGRLIVEESVRDRFVTELARRAGQIRLGRGTEDGVECGPLVSEQQRAKVEAYVASALEEGAVLRSGGQRPKPAAERPEDGYFYEPTVLDRCHREMRVVREEVFGPVLTVETFRTEEEAVALANDTEYGLAGAVWTADAGRARRVAGRLRHGTIWINDFHPYLPQAEWGGFGKSGVGRELGPAGLAEYRETKHVYQNLAPKPVRWFAG, from the coding sequence ATGGCCGGACAGCAGGCGCGGCAGGAGCCGCAGACCATCCATGCGGGCGGCGAATGGCGTGCAGCCGTTTCCGGAGCCACCCGCGAGATTCTCGACCCCGCTGACGCGCGACCGTTCGCCGTGGTCGCGGAGGGCGACGAGAAGGACACCGACCTGGCGGTCGCCGCCGCCCGCCAGGCCTTCGACGGCGGCCAGGGCGCCTGGCCGCTGACTCCGGTCGCCGAACGCGCCGCACTGCTGCGCCGCGTCGCCGATCTTCTCGTACGCGACCGCGAAGAACTCGGGCTCCTTGAGAGCCGGGACGCGGGCAAGACCGTGGAGGAGGGCCGGGTCGACATCGACTGTGTCGCCGACGCCTTCCGCTACTTCGCCGACCTCGTGGCCGCCGAGGCGCCCGGCCGGGTCGTGGACGCGGGTTCGCCCGACATCCACAGCGTCGTCGTGCACGAGCCCGTCGGTGTGTGCGCGCTGATCACCCCCTGGAACTACCCGCTCCTCCAGGCCAGTTGGAAGATCGCCCCGGCGCTCGCCGCCGGCAACACCTTCGTGGTCAAGCCGAGCGAGATCACCCCGATGACGACGATCGCGCTCATCGAGCTGCTGGCCGAGGCCGGTCTGCCTCAGGGCGTCGCCAACATCGTCACCGGGCCGGGCCACACCGTCGGTGCCCGGCTCGCCGAGCACCCCGACGTCGATCTCGTCTCCTTCACCGGCGGCCTGATCAGCGGCACCAAGGTCGCCCAGGCGGCCGCTCCCAGCGTCAAGAAGGTCGCCCTCGAACTCGGCGGCAAGAACCCCAACGTCGTCTTCGCCGACGCCTGCGCCACCCCCGAGGCCTTCGACACCGCCGTCGACCAGGCCCTCAACGCCGCGTTCATCCACAGCGGCCAGGTCTGCTCGGCGGGCGGCCGCCTCATCGTCGAGGAGTCGGTGAGGGATCGTTTCGTCACCGAACTCGCCCGCAGGGCCGGGCAGATCCGCCTCGGCCGCGGTACCGAGGACGGCGTCGAGTGCGGGCCCCTGGTCTCCGAGCAGCAGCGCGCCAAGGTCGAGGCGTACGTCGCCTCCGCACTGGAGGAGGGCGCGGTGCTGCGCTCCGGCGGGCAGCGGCCCAAGCCGGCCGCGGAACGCCCGGAGGACGGCTACTTCTACGAGCCGACCGTCCTCGACCGCTGCCACCGCGAGATGCGGGTCGTCCGGGAGGAGGTCTTCGGGCCGGTTCTCACCGTCGAGACCTTCCGGACCGAGGAGGAGGCCGTGGCCCTCGCCAACGACACCGAGTACGGCCTCGCCGGTGCCGTCTGGACCGCCGACGCCGGACGCGCCCGCCGGGTCGCGGGACGGCTGCGCCACGGAACCATCTGGATCAACGACTTCCACCCCTATCTTCCGCAGGCGGAGTGGGGCGGCTTCGGCAAGAGCGGAGTGGGCCGTGAACTCGGTCCCGCCGGGCTTGCCGAGTACCGCGAGACCAAGCACGTCTACCAGAACCTGGCGCCGAAGCCGGTGCGGTGGTTCGCAGGCTGA